The Candidatus Rokuibacteriota bacterium genome segment ACATCCGTGCGATGCTGCGCCGGGGCCGGGGCTACCGGGACCACGAGTACCTCCTCCTCAAGGTCCAGAAGGCCACCGCCTCGCGTCGCCTCTGTCAGAGCGCGTGAATACAGGGCCCGCTACAGATTCCGGTGAAGACCGGTTCTTCCGGGACCGGGCGACGGCCGGGGAGATCATCGTGCAGACGCAGCGCATGCTCGGCAACGAACCGCTGCTGTCGAAGAGCGACAAATAGGAGGACAGCCATGTCAGAGTGGAACCCTTGGAAGATGACGACGATCGGAATGTCGCTAGTCATCGCGACGGCGCTCGTCACCGGGCTCGTGGTTGCCAGCTGGAAGAGTGACCGCGTCGAGCCCACGGCCCAGTCCACCTCCCAGTCTGCCGCCCAGCCCACCGCTCCGCGCGGCGCGGCGCGGCAGGTCGCGGCGGCCGGGCCGACTCAGGCCGACACCGAAGCGTGCAACCTCCAGGCTCGCAACTCCGTGGGCGACAAGACCACCGAGGTGATCAAGGATGCGGCGATCGGCGGCGTCGCATCCCTCCCCAGGCTGACCGAGGGGTGGGCGCCGCCGGCCCGGGCGTGAAGTCTTACAAGCTTGTTCCCGCGGGCGAGACGGCTAAGGAAGGGCAGACGGCCGAGCCGAGCACGTTGCCGGCGCCGTCTGCGGGCCGGCCGCCCAGCCCTGGCACACCTCGACGACCTTCCTGTCGCTGTTCTTTGCAGTCCATTGGGCCACGACGAGGCCGGTCTCGAGGGCGCTCCCGATCGCGAAAGCCATGCCGACGGGCATAAGCTTCCACCGCACGTTCCGCTTTCCGTCGGTCATGGTCAGGATCCTCCCTTGACTCTGCGCGGGGACCTCCGGTGGTCCCCGGGCCGCACGTCATGAGAGAAGACCCCCACCATGAACCACAGCACCGCCACTCCCAGGAGCAGCGCGATCAGATCTCCGATCGAGTCGGGCATCGCTCCACCTCCGTCCTGAGGTCCGACAGACCCGGACACTCCTGCTGCCTAGTTAGAGCAGGAAACGTGCCGGAGGCGCCTCCGTGCCGGATCCACGCGGACTTCCGTGGGAGCGGGGACAGGGGAACGACTGCAGTGGGGATCGGGAGGATAAGTCCTACGCGTTCAGTGTGTAACTTCTTCGCAGCGGAGGCGCGTCGACTGACTTCGCTCAGAGCTGGCCGGAGTCGCCCCAGTTCTCGAGGAGCTTCGCGAACGCGGGGTCGTCGTAGCGGTCGAGGCGGAAGGCCGGAGCGTAGCGGGGCAGGGGGCGCTCGGCGATGTAATCGGCGAGGAGGTCGGCCGCGCCGTTGGACGCCATCATGCCGTAGCCCGAGAGCGCGCCGATGACGTATGCGCCCTCGACGGGCAGGGGACCCGCGAGGAAGCGGTTCTCCCGCGTCTTGGTATAGTAGCCGCCGTCCACGAAGCAGCGCGGCATGCGATCCAGGTACGGCGCCATCGCGGGGATCATCCGCTGGAGTCCGCGCAGGACCACCTCCTGGTACGCGGGATCGAAGGCCGGCGGAAAGGCCGGCTCCACCGGCTCGACGTCGTACGTCCAGATGCCGAGGACGGAGGTGCTCTCGCCCGCGCCGTCCGGACGGCCGTGCGCGCCCGGCGGCAGCTCCTCGACCAGGCGCCGGTGCTTGGCGGAGGCGGCCAGCTCGGCGCGCTCCTGCGGAGACCAGTTGATCTTCATCGGATCGGCCCAGAGTGTCATCGGCGCGCCGCGGGGCATGGCCCCCAGCGTGTCGTTGAAGGCGATCTTCGCGTGGAGCTCGCAGAAGATCGGCAAGTCGACGCCGAGCATCCGCCCCGCATCCTTTAACAACGGCCCGGCGGCCAGGACGGCGCGCGACGTCCCGATGGTCTGCATGCCCCCCGCTCCTCGCACCTCGACGCC includes the following:
- a CDS encoding FAD-binding oxidoreductase; translated protein: MGRTSAEVVICGAGIAGVAAAYHLAVRRGVRGVVLVDERPPLTLTSDKSTECYRNWWPGPGDDQVALMNRSIDLLEELARESGNVFRLNRRGYLFATAEAGRVAQFERAASVAAVLGAGPLRLHATAASDYRPAAAEGFDSTLTGTDVITEPSLIRRYYPWLAPDTVALLHARRCGWFSGQQLGMCLLERAREHGVRLVEGRVERIDTAGGRVRGVEVRGAGGMQTIGTSRAVLAAGPLLKDAGRMLGVDLPIFCELHAKIAFNDTLGAMPRGAPMTLWADPMKINWSPQERAELAASAKHRRLVEELPPGAHGRPDGAGESTSVLGIWTYDVEPVEPAFPPAFDPAYQEVVLRGLQRMIPAMAPYLDRMPRCFVDGGYYTKTRENRFLAGPLPVEGAYVIGALSGYGMMASNGAADLLADYIAERPLPRYAPAFRLDRYDDPAFAKLLENWGDSGQL